In the Aristaeella hokkaidonensis genome, CACATGAAATATCAGAGCGCCGGGTTACAGCCCGGACGCTCTGATGTGATGATTTGTTTTGCTGCATTTGACGGAATGCAAGGAAAATCCGGAAAGTTTTTTCCGGATTTTTTGTTTTGGGTATTGACAGAAAAAGAATGATGTGATACATATTAGCCAACAGATATTATTTCAGAAATAATATCATAGAAAATTACCAAAAGGAGAATATAACATGACAGCGAAGAATGAAAAGATGAGGCCGATTACCGCGGAAGAACACAAAGAACTGGGACGGATCCACGCGGAAAAGAAGATTTCAGCCGTGAACGACGCGCTGCAGTTCCCGGTTGGAGACGCTTTTGACGAGGAACTGACCGGCATCCTGAATTCGGACGCGGAAGCGAACGGTGAAGTGGTGGCGATTGCCCTGATTGACTGTGACCGGTTTGACCATATCAACAAAGACTTCAGCCGGGAGGCCGGTGACCAGATCCTGATCGAAGCCGGGAAATATATCCGGGACAACCTGCCGGAGGGAGCAAAGGTCTTCCGGATTGGCGGGGACGAGTTTGGCATCATCTTCCGTGGAACGCTGGAGCGGGAGGAAATCTTCCTGCTGCTGAACGACCTGAAGAACAACTACAGCGTAAAAACGCCGGATGGCGAACGGCAGACCATCACCATCGGCATGGCGACGGCCTTTGAGGATGCCAGCCGCTGCGCGGAATTGATCCGGAAGGCAGACGGTGCGCTGTACCGGGCCAAGGTTGCCGGCGGAAACAAGGTGACTATGGCCAAGGAAGAAAAGATGGTACCCAAAACCAGCCATTTCACCCAGGACCAGCTGCAGCGGCTGGCCAAGCTGTCCAAGCGGGAAGGCGTCGGCGAAGCCATCCTGCTGCGGGAAGGACTGGACCTGCTGCTGAAAAAATACGATATCTGAAGAAAGATCAAACGAAAAGGATCAGGCCTCAGGCCTGATCCTTTGACTTTCCGGTTTCTTTATGTTTCCGGGAGGCGTTGTATTTGTCGTCATTCTCCGGGAAATGGATGGTCGGCATGTCTGCTTCCTTAACAGCGATCATGGCATCTCTTTCCAGGTCGGCCACCAGAGCCCGGTTGCGCCGGGCTTCGGCGCCGTTGTTTTTTGCCTCCATTGTTTTCCGTACAGAAACAGGGACGGCGGGGACAGGAACGGGTGCCCCGAATTCCCCGTCAGCGTTCCAGGCGGCGCGGTCAGGCCTGCGGATCGCCACTTTTGTGCGGGGCTTCGCGGATCTGGCTTTCGGCGGGGCATCTTTGGCCGGTGCTTCGGGTTTGCGGGCCTGCTTTTGCGGGACTGGATTTTCTGCCTTAATCTTCGTCAGGGTATCCGCCAGGATCTCTTTCCGCAGGTTCATCAGCCAGTCTGAGAACACTACGTTATCGAAGGCGTAAGTCTTGTTCAGCTCGTACTCATTGTCGGACCAGGTGCTTAAAGGAGACTCATTATGCTGGATCAGGGCTTCCAGCTT is a window encoding:
- a CDS encoding GGDEF domain-containing protein; this translates as MTAKNEKMRPITAEEHKELGRIHAEKKISAVNDALQFPVGDAFDEELTGILNSDAEANGEVVAIALIDCDRFDHINKDFSREAGDQILIEAGKYIRDNLPEGAKVFRIGGDEFGIIFRGTLEREEIFLLLNDLKNNYSVKTPDGERQTITIGMATAFEDASRCAELIRKADGALYRAKVAGGNKVTMAKEEKMVPKTSHFTQDQLQRLAKLSKREGVGEAILLREGLDLLLKKYDI
- a CDS encoding HD domain-containing protein; protein product: MNAREFLDILHVAERLKDTPRHCTTSKGRTESVAEHSWRISLMAFLLRHEFPELDMDKVVDMCLIHDLGECFTGDIPTFLKTSTDRETEDSLLDQWVKSLPAEVSADLAALYREMEAQETMESKVYKAMDKLEALIQHNESPLSTWSDNEYELNKTYAFDNVVFSDWLMNLRKEILADTLTKIKAENPVPQKQARKPEAPAKDAPPKARSAKPRTKVAIRRPDRAAWNADGEFGAPVPVPAVPVSVRKTMEAKNNGAEARRNRALVADLERDAMIAVKEADMPTIHFPENDDKYNASRKHKETGKSKDQA